A stretch of the Lolium perenne isolate Kyuss_39 chromosome 3, Kyuss_2.0, whole genome shotgun sequence genome encodes the following:
- the LOC127345227 gene encoding chloride channel protein CLC-c yields MVRSVAARETVAEPPTPLATPMSATAPTSARSVRWGDLEDAAGALDRPLLRQRGANTTSQMAVVGANVCPIESLDYEIVENDVYKQDWRSRGKIQVFHYQVMKWVLALLVGSVVGLVGFFNNIAVENIAGYKLLLTSNLMMQNRNLEAFLLFMACNVVLAASAAAICAYFAPAAAGSGIPEVKSYLNGVDAHSILAPSTLLVKIIGSIFGVSAGFVLGKEGPMVHTGACIASLLGQGGSRKYGLTWNWIRYFKNDLDRRDLITCGAAAGVTAAFRAPVGGVLFALEEATSWWRSALLWRTFSTTAVALMVLKSLIEYCRSGNCGLFGEGGLIMFDVSSRVTTYTAVDIVVVIVLGILGGLFGALFNHLLGRVLRKYGFINEKGAPYKILLTAFISIVSSCCSFGLSSLSPCIPCPPDLPAGRCPTIGRSGNFKKFWCPAGQYNALASLFLNTNDDAIRNLFSGGTDSEFNVWTLLVFFMAIYSLALITYGVAVPSGLFIPVILSGATFGRLLGKVFGSGTGLDTGLFALLGAASFLGGTMRMTVSVCVILLELTNDLLLLPLIMLVLLISKTVADCFNKGVYDQIVQMKGLPFLEVHGEACMRSLVAGDVISGPVITFSSVERVGAVVSTLRRTGHNGFPVIEDEPFAPAPELCGLVLRSHLLVLLQGKVFTRARVKTSAAEVFRKLKPFDFAKVGSSGKALEVDELGLTDEDMEMYVDLHPITNRSPYTVVENMSLAKAAVLFRDLGLRHMCVVPRTPGRPPVLGILTRHDFMPQYIRGLFQNVLRE; encoded by the exons ATGGTTAGATCCGTGGCTGCACGAGAAACTGTCGCCGAGCCGCCAACGCCGCTGGCGACGCCGATGTCGGCAACGGCACCGACGTCTGCAAGGTCGGTGAGGTGGGGAGACCTCGAGGATGCGGCCGGCGCGCTGGATCGGCCTCTGCTGCGTCAGCGTGGCGCCAACACGACGTCCCAGATGGCCGTCGTCGGCGCCAACGTCTGCCCCATCGAGAGTCTCGACTACGA AATCGTTGAGAACGACGTGTACAAACAGGACTGGAGATCCAGGGGGAAGATCCAGGTCTTCCACTACCAGGTCATGAAATGGGTCCTGGCTCTCCTTGTGGGATCAGTCGTTGGCCTTGTAGGGTTCTTCAACAACATCGCCGTCGAGAACATCGCCGGGTACAAGCTGCTCCTGACCAGCAACCTCATGATGCAAAACAG GAACCTGGAGGCGTTCCTTCTGTTCATGGCTTGCAACGTGGTGCTGGCGGCCTCCGCAGCTGCGATTTGCGCCTACTTCGCCCCCGCGGCAGCCGGCTCTGGCATACCGGAGGTGAAGTCCTATCTGAACGGCGTCGACGCGCACTCCATCTTAGCGCCCAGCACCCTCTTAGTGAAG ATTATTGGCtccatatttggggtgtctgccgGTTTTGTGCTGGGCAAGGAAGGGCCGATGGTGCACACTGGTGCCTGCATTGCCTCCTTGCTCGGCCAAGGCGGTTCGCGCAAGTATGGTCTCACCTGGAACTGGATCAGGTACTTCAAGAACGACTTGGATCGCAGGGACCTGATCACATGCGGCGCTGCGGCAGGCGTCACTGCGGCTTTCCGTGCCCCTGTCGGCGGTGTCCTCTTTGCGCTTGAGGAGGCAACTTCTTG GTGGCGGAGCGCTCTTCTCTGGAGGACATTCTCCACGACAGCGGTGGCATTGATGGTGCTGAAGTCTCTGATTGAGTACTGCCGCAGTGGCAACTGCGGCCTTTTCGGCGAAGGAGGTCTGATCATGTTTGATGTCAGCTCACGGGTGACGACGTACACCGCCGTAGACATCGTCGTGGTCATAGTGCTTGGCATCCTGGGTGGATTGTTCGGAGCCCTCTTCAACCACCTCCTCGGCCGGGTCCTTCGCAAATATGGCTTCATCAACGA GAAGGGCGCGCCATACAAGATCCTTCTGACGGCCTTCATCTCCATTGTCAGCTCATGCTGCTCCTTCGGCCTGTCATCGCTGTCGCCGTGCATCCCCTGCCCGCCCGATCTTCCCGCAGGCAGGTGCCCGACTATCGGCCGGTccggcaacttcaagaagttctGGTGCCCGGCAGGGCAGTACAATGCGCTGGCCTCCCTATTCCTCAACACCAACGACGACGCTATCCGCAACCTCTTCAGCGGGGGCACTGACAGCGAGTTCAATGTGTGGACGCTGCTGGTCTTCTTCATGGCCATCTACTCCCTCGCCCTTATTACATACGGGGTCGCCGTGCCATCGGGCCTATTCATCCCTGTCATCCTCTCCGGCGCGACATTCGGCCGCCTCCTCGGTAAGGTATTCGGATCCGGGACCGGCCTCGACACAGGCCTCTTCGCGCTCCTTGGCGCCGCATCCTTCCTCGGCGGCACGATGCGGATGACGGTGTCGGTATGCGTGATCCTGCTGGAGCTCACCAACgacctgctgctgctgccgctcaTCATGCTTGTCCTGCTCATCTCCAAGACGGTGGCGGACTGCTTCAACAAGGGCGTGTACGACCAGATCGTGCAGATGAAGGGGCTGCCCTTCTTGGAGGTGCACGGCGAGGCGTGCATGCGGAGCCTGGTCGCCGGCGACGTCATTTCTGGGCCCGTCATCACCTTCTCCAGCGTGGAGCGCGTGGGGGCCGTGGTGTCCACGCTGCGGCGGACGGGCCACAACGGGTTCCCGGTGATCGAGGACGAGCCCTTCGCGCCGGCGCCCGAGCTGTGCGGCCTCGTGCTGCGCTCCCACCTGCTCGTGCTGCTCcagggaaaggtcttcaccagggCCCGCGTCAAGACCAGCGCCGCCGAGGTCTTCCGCAAGCTCAAGCCCTTCGACTTCGCCAAGGTCGGGTCGTCGGGGAAGGCGCTGGAGGTCGACGAGCTGGGCCTCACCGACGAGGACATGGAGATGTACGTCGACCTCCACCCCATCACCAACCGCTCGCCCTACACCGTCGTCGAGAACATGTCGCTCGCCAAGGCCGCCGTGCTCTTCCGCGACCTCGGCCTCCGCCACATGTGCGTCGTCCCGAGGACGCCAGGG AGGCCGCCGGTGCTGGGCATCCTGACCAGGCACGACTTCATGCCGCAGTACATCCGCGGGCTGTTCCAGAATGTTCTTCGTGAGTAG